The Trichomycterus rosablanca isolate fTriRos1 chromosome 15, fTriRos1.hap1, whole genome shotgun sequence genome contains a region encoding:
- the LOC134328869 gene encoding histone H1-like — MVEEAPAPASSAPAKAPKKKTAAKPKKAGPSVGELIVKAVSASKERSGVSLAALKKALSAGGYDVEKNNSRVKLAVKSLVTKGILVQTKGTGASGSFKLNKKQTEAKKPAAKKAAAPKVKKAAKKPAAAKKPKKVTAKKPAAKKSPKKVKKPAAAAKKATKSPKKPATPKKAAKSPKKAKAAKPKTAKPKATKAKKAAPKKK; from the coding sequence atggtagaagaagctccagcaccggccagctcggcccccgccaaggctcctaaaaagaagaccgcggccaaacccaagaaagcgggtcccagcgtcggcgagctgatcgtcaaagctgtttccgcttccaaggagaggagcggcgtgtccctggccgccctgaagaaagctctgtctgcaggtggatacgacgtggagaagaacaactcccgcgtcaaactcgccgtcaaaagcctggtgaccaagggcatcctggtgcagaccaagggcaccggcgcctcaggctctttcaagctcaacaagaagcagaccgaggcgaagaagcccgcggccaaaaaagccgccgctcctaaagtgaaaaaggccgcaaagaaacccgccgctgcaaagaagcccaagaaggtaacagccaagaagcccgccgctaagaagtcccccaagaaggtcaagaaacccgctgctgccgctaagaaagccaccaagagccctaagaagccggcgacccccaagaaggcagccaaaagtcctaaaaaagccaaggcagccaaacccaagaccgctaagcccaaagcgaccaaggccaaaaaagctgcacccaagaagaagtaa
- the LOC134328997 gene encoding histone H2A-like has translation MSGRGKTGGKTRAKAKTRSSRAGLQFPVGRVHRLLRKGNYAHRVGAGAPVYLAAVLEYLTAEILELAGNAARDNKKSRIIPRHLQLAVRNDEELNRLLGGVTIAQGGVLPNIQAVLLPKKTEKAAKAK, from the coding sequence ATGAGTGGCCGAGGGAAGACCGGTGGTAAGACTAGGGCTAAGGCCAAGACTCGTTCATCCCGTGCCGGCCTTCAGTTCCCCGTGGGCCGTGTTCACAGACTGCTACGTAAGGGCAATTACGCCCAccgtgtgggagctggtgctcctgtttacttggctgccgtgctggagtatctgaccgctgagattctcgagttggctggtaacgccgccagagataacaagaagtctcgtatcatccctcgtcatctgcagttggccgtgcgtaacgacgaggagttgaacagattgcttggaggtgtaaccatcgctcagggcggtgtgctgcctaacatccaggctgttctgttacccaagaagaccgagaaagcagccaaggccaagtaa
- the LOC134328932 gene encoding histone H3 — translation MARTKQTARKSTGGKAPRKQLATKAARKSAPATGGVKKPHRYRPGTVALREIRRYQKSTELLIRKLPFQRLVREIAQDFKTDLRFQSSAVMALQEASEAYLVGLFEDTNLCAIHAKRVTIMPKDIQLARRIRGERA, via the coding sequence ATGGCAAGAACCAAGCAGACCGCTCGTAAATCCACCGGTGGTAAGGCGCCGAGGAAGCAGCTCGCCACTAAGGCTGCCCGCAAGAGCGCCCCGGCTACTGGCGGTGTGAAGAAACCTCACCGTTACAGGCCAGGTACCGTGGCTCTGCGTGAAATCCGCCGTTATCAGAAGTCCACTGAGCTGCTCATCCGCAAGCTGCCCTTCCAGCGCCTGGTTAGAGAGATCGCTCAGGACTTTAAGACCGATCTGCGCTTCCAGAGTTCTGCCGTCATGGCTCTGCAGGAGGCCAGTGAGGCTTACCTGGTCGGCCTGTTCGAGGACACCAACCTGTGCGCCATCCATGCCAAGAGGGTGACCATCATGCCTAAGGACATCCAGCTGGCCCGCCGTATTCGCGGAGAGCGTGCTTAA
- the LOC134329070 gene encoding histone H4-like, producing the protein MSGRGKGGKKGGAKRHRKVLRDNIQGITKPAIRRLARRGGVKRISGLIYEETRGVLKVFLENVIRDAVTYTEHAKRKTVTAMDVVYALKRQGRTLYGFGG; encoded by the exons ATGTCCGGAAGAGGAAAAGGCGGCAA aaaaggcggcgctaagcgtcaccgcaaagttctccgtgataacatccagggtattactaaacccgccatccgccgtttggctcgccgtggtggtgtgaagcgtatttccggcttgatctacgaggagacccgcggtgtgctcaaggtttttcttgagaacgtcatccgtgatgccgtcacctacaccgagcacgccaagagaaagaccgtcaccgcaatggacgtggtgtacgctctgaaacgccagggacgcaccctgtacggattcgggggttaa
- the LOC134329024 gene encoding histone H2B-like has translation MPEPAKAAPKKGSKKTVTKTAGKGGKKRRKSRKESYAIYVYKVLKQVHPDTGISSKAMGIMNSFVNDIFERIAGESSRLAHYNKRSTITSREIQTAVRLLLPGELAKHAVSEGTKAVTKYTSSK, from the coding sequence atgccCGAACCAGCGAAGGCCGCGCCCAAGAAGGGCTCCAAGAAAACCGTCACCAAGACCGCCGGCAAAGGAGGCAAGAAGCGCAGAAAGTCCAGGAAGGAGAGCTACGCTATCTACGTGTACAAGGTCCTGAAACAGGTCCACCCTGATACCGGGATCTCCTCCAAGGCTATGGGCATCATGAACTCCTTCGTCAACGACATTTTCGAGCGTATCGCTGGTGAGTCCTCTCGTCTGGCTCACTACAACAAGCGCTCCACCATTACCTCCAGGGAGATCCAGACCGCCGTGCGCCTGCTGCTTCCCGGTGAGCTGGCCAAGCACGCCGTGTCCGAGGGTACCAAGGCCGTCACCAAGTACACCAGCTCCAAGTAA
- the LOC134329046 gene encoding histone H2B-like produces MPEPAKAAPKKGSKKTVPKTAGKGGKKRRKARKESYAIYVYKVLKQVHPDTGISSKAMGIMNSFVNDIFERIAGESSRLAHYNKRSTITSREIQTAVRLLLPGELAKHAVSEGTKAVTKYTSSK; encoded by the coding sequence atgccCGAACCAGCGAAGGCCGCGCCCAAGAAGGGCTCCAAGAAAACCGTCCCCAAGACCGCCGGTAAAGGAGGCAAGAAGCGCAGAAAGGCCAGGAAGGAGAGCTACGCTATCTACGTGTACAAGGTCCTGAAACAGGTCCACCCTGATACCGGGATCTCCTCCAAGGCTATGGGCATCATGAACTCCTTCGTCAACGACATTTTCGAGCGTATCGCTGGTGAGTCCTCTCGTCTGGCTCACTACAACAAGCGCTCCACCATTACCTCCAGGGAGATCCAGACCGCCGTGCGCCTGCTGCTTCCCGGTGAGCTGGCCAAGCACGCCGTGTCCGAGGGTACCAAGGCCGTCACCAAGTACACCAGCTCCAAGTAA
- the LOC134329067 gene encoding histone H4, whose protein sequence is MSGRGKGGKGLGKGGAKRHRKVLRDNIQGITKPAIRRLARRGGVKRISGLIYEETRGVLKVFLENVIRDAVTYTEHAKRKTVTAMDVVYALKRQGRTLYGFGG, encoded by the exons ATGTCCGGAAGAGGAAAAG gcggcaaaggtcttggaaaaggaggcgctaagcgtcaccgcaaagttctccgtgataacatccagggtattactaaacccgccatccgccgtttggctcgccgtggcggtgtgaagcgtatttccggcttgatctacgaggagacccgcggtgtgctcaaggttttccttgagaacgtcatccgtgatgccgtcacctacaccgagcacgccaagagaaagaccgtcaccgcaatggacgtggtgtacgctctgaaacgccagggacgcaccctgtacggattcgggggttaa